GGGCGCTCCTGCCCGAGGCACGGTCGCGACGGGCCTGGGTGATCGTGAACGACCGGCTGGACGTGGCCCTGGCGGTCGGGGCGGACGGCGTGCAGCGGACGGGCGCCTCGCTGAGCGTCGAGGACCTGAAGGCCGTGGCGGGCGATCGCCTCCTCGTCGGGGCCTCGGTGCACTCCCTCGACGAGGCGGTGGCGGCCGAGAAGGCGGGGGCGGACTGGGTCACCTTCGGGCCCGTCTACGACACGCCCTCGAAGCGCCGCTACGGGCCGCCGCAGGGGCTGGCGGCGCTCGAGCGCGTGGCCGGCGCCCTGCGCGTCCCCGTGGTGGCCATCGGCGGCATCAC
This is a stretch of genomic DNA from Candidatus Binatia bacterium. It encodes these proteins:
- a CDS encoding thiamine phosphate synthase, whose translation is ALLPEARSRRAWVIVNDRLDVALAVGADGVQRTGASLSVEDLKAVAGDRLLVGASVHSLDEAVAAEKAGADWVTFGPVYDTPSKRRYGPPQGLAALERVAGALRVPVVAIGGITPERVREVRAAGARGVWVISAILDADDPAAATRRFVEAVEGAA